One window of Methanogenium organophilum genomic DNA carries:
- a CDS encoding malate dehydrogenase has translation MAKVAIIGATGNVGRYTALAVSYIPYVSELLLFGRPGREEVLHGLAYDLQDSFAARGSQTDVKFSSTPKDLEGSDIIIVTSGVPRKEGQDRIDLAHENARMISEFAAMVGWYAPDAILFIVSNPVDVMTAVALKYSGMKPGQVIGLGTHLDSMRLKWNLSRFFDVHVSEVHTRIIGEHGDSMVPLWSATTIGGISIQNLPEFENLPEDRIMDNVMNAGSAIISRIGATVYGPGDAIATIVRTILGNEKRVLTVSTFISSEIHNIGDVCIGTPALLDKNGAKPLAINISEHEVDEFRKSVEKVRGITQEVIERLDEGC, from the coding sequence ATGGCAAAAGTAGCAATCATAGGAGCAACCGGCAATGTCGGCCGGTACACTGCTCTTGCAGTTTCATACATTCCATACGTCAGTGAACTGCTGCTGTTTGGACGCCCCGGGAGAGAAGAGGTACTCCACGGTCTCGCATATGACCTCCAGGACTCGTTTGCCGCACGCGGCAGCCAGACAGATGTGAAATTTTCCAGTACCCCAAAGGACCTTGAAGGCTCTGACATCATCATCGTAACATCCGGTGTTCCGCGAAAGGAAGGTCAGGACAGAATTGATCTTGCCCACGAGAATGCACGGATGATCTCTGAGTTTGCCGCTATGGTCGGATGGTATGCACCAGATGCCATTTTATTCATCGTCTCAAACCCGGTCGATGTGATGACCGCGGTAGCGCTGAAATATTCCGGAATGAAACCCGGCCAGGTCATCGGACTCGGAACGCATCTGGACTCGATGCGCCTGAAATGGAATCTCTCCCGGTTCTTTGATGTCCACGTGAGTGAAGTCCATACACGCATCATCGGGGAACATGGGGACTCAATGGTTCCGTTATGGTCGGCAACCACTATCGGAGGCATCTCCATCCAGAACCTCCCTGAGTTCGAAAACCTTCCCGAGGACCGTATCATGGACAATGTCATGAACGCCGGGTCTGCCATAATAAGCCGGATCGGTGCGACTGTATACGGTCCGGGAGATGCAATCGCAACCATTGTGCGTACCATCCTTGGGAATGAGAAACGGGTCCTTACCGTGTCCACCTTCATCAGCAGTGAGATTCACAACATCGGGGATGTCTGCATCGGCACCCCCGCCCTCCTGGACAAAAACGGCGCCAAACCTCTTGCCATCAACATCAGTGAACACGAGGTCGATGAATTCCGGAAATCTGTTGAGAAGGTCCGTGGCATCACCCAGGAAGTAATTGAACGGCTGGATGAAGGCTGCTGA
- a CDS encoding metallophosphoesterase, which yields MKDRLRTYTPHLFASVFGLSLLMGMGGYMIYEGQSAEITVIEMEGAPNDIVFIADPHLKSGNLAFMHSVAEEINALNASVVLIGGDFITGDDDDLAYQQVWAEIDAPVYAVLGNHDYNAGVHGLNGPAKMLAMQEADLSVEGYDVSMLQDDPLIDWGLAEDVTAALEGAGVHVMKNEYELLNLGGTELMLVGVDDAWAGKSDPPEVPETDAFTIYMIHEPGARADWDADIILSGHLHGGQFSAPGLDLIKELGIVDLQGFCSGGETPCFITRGIGSSSMIEQDLRFDVPPEIVVINPSVPIDGADVVQP from the coding sequence ATGAAAGACAGGCTCAGAACTTACACACCGCATCTCTTTGCCTCGGTCTTTGGCCTTTCCCTCCTCATGGGAATGGGAGGATATATGATATATGAGGGCCAGTCTGCCGAAATTACGGTTATTGAGATGGAAGGAGCACCCAACGATATCGTCTTTATTGCAGACCCGCACCTCAAGAGCGGGAATCTGGCATTTATGCATTCAGTGGCAGAGGAGATCAATGCGCTGAATGCCTCTGTGGTTCTTATAGGGGGGGATTTTATCACCGGGGATGATGACGATCTCGCCTACCAGCAGGTCTGGGCTGAGATCGACGCACCGGTCTATGCGGTTCTTGGCAATCATGACTATAATGCAGGTGTTCACGGTCTGAACGGTCCTGCGAAGATGCTTGCGATGCAGGAGGCCGATCTCTCGGTGGAGGGCTATGATGTCTCGATGCTGCAGGATGATCCGCTGATTGACTGGGGACTGGCAGAGGATGTCACCGCAGCCCTTGAAGGCGCCGGTGTGCATGTGATGAAGAATGAGTATGAACTGTTGAACCTCGGGGGAACAGAACTCATGCTTGTCGGTGTGGATGACGCATGGGCAGGCAAGTCCGATCCCCCGGAGGTGCCGGAGACGGATGCCTTTACCATCTATATGATCCACGAGCCGGGCGCCCGTGCCGACTGGGATGCGGACATCATCCTCTCCGGCCACCTGCACGGCGGGCAGTTCAGTGCACCGGGCCTCGACCTGATCAAGGAGCTGGGCATCGTTGATCTGCAGGGGTTCTGTTCCGGTGGGGAGACGCCGTGCTTCATCACCCGCGGCATCGGGTCTTCGAGCATGATCGAGCAGGATCTGCGGTTCGATGTCCCGCCCGAGATTGTGGTGATTAACCCGTCTGTTCCGATTGATGGGGCCGATGTTGTGCAGCCGTGA
- a CDS encoding GNAT family N-acetyltransferase, with product MEFVPRHKQRSKYDWVNISFQNTRVGKARCLIDGDTITIYSINIFPEFQGRGYGSFVVGKLKEVYSGLTADRVRPTARSFWLKQGFVDAGDGNYVYVNKQIK from the coding sequence ATAGAGTTTGTTCCGCGTCATAAGCAGCGTTCGAAGTATGACTGGGTTAACATCTCTTTTCAGAACACCAGAGTCGGAAAGGCGCGATGCCTGATTGATGGGGACACCATCACCATATACTCGATAAATATATTTCCTGAGTTTCAGGGACGGGGTTACGGAAGTTTTGTGGTTGGAAAGCTAAAAGAAGTCTATTCAGGTCTTACGGCAGACCGGGTGCGGCCGACTGCACGAAGTTTCTGGTTAAAACAGGGGTTTGTGGATGCCGGTGACGGAAATTATGTGTATGTGAATAAACAGATCAAATAG
- a CDS encoding MBL fold metallo-hydrolase, producing the protein MEITVIGTESLGVRGLSCTVRAGERRVLIDPGVALGYLRHGHLPHPCQVAVGAVVREQIIAAMGEATDIVISHYHGDHVPLADANPYQLSLNRIPPLEGTRFWCRGTEFLSFRSRQRREEIAAHLGRPLPVADGISEGIFSFSAPVPHGSPRSHLGKVMMTCIRDGDQTFVHASDIQMLNREGVAAIRAWEPDVVLASGPPLYLLRLTEKDRTEAWKNALSVAIGCGTLILDHHVRRSHGGCRWTEELSDAAGGNVVSAAEFMGREPLLLEARREELYRDYPVPERWHDAYARGEVGVENYMDFT; encoded by the coding sequence ATGGAGATCACGGTCATCGGTACCGAATCCCTCGGGGTGCGGGGTCTCTCGTGTACGGTGCGGGCGGGCGAGAGGCGGGTTCTCATCGATCCGGGGGTGGCGCTGGGATATCTCAGACACGGCCACCTCCCTCATCCCTGTCAGGTGGCGGTAGGGGCAGTCGTGCGGGAGCAGATCATCGCCGCCATGGGGGAGGCAACGGATATTGTGATCAGCCACTATCATGGAGATCATGTCCCGCTTGCGGACGCAAACCCCTATCAGCTTTCCCTGAACCGCATCCCTCCCCTTGAAGGCACCCGGTTCTGGTGCCGGGGAACCGAATTTCTCTCTTTCCGTTCCCGCCAACGCCGGGAGGAAATCGCTGCACATCTCGGGCGTCCGCTCCCGGTGGCGGATGGCATCAGCGAGGGAATTTTCTCATTTTCCGCCCCTGTCCCCCACGGATCACCGCGCTCTCATCTGGGAAAAGTGATGATGACCTGTATCCGGGACGGTGACCAGACGTTCGTCCATGCCTCCGACATCCAGATGCTCAACCGGGAGGGAGTCGCGGCCATCCGGGCATGGGAACCCGATGTAGTGCTCGCATCCGGGCCACCCCTCTATCTCCTGCGCCTGACGGAAAAGGACCGCACCGAAGCCTGGAAAAACGCCCTCTCGGTGGCCATTGGCTGTGGCACCCTCATCCTCGACCACCATGTACGCCGTTCACACGGGGGATGCCGGTGGACGGAGGAACTCTCTGATGCGGCAGGAGGGAATGTCGTCTCCGCTGCAGAATTCATGGGACGTGAGCCACTGCTCCTCGAGGCCCGGCGTGAGGAACTCTACCGGGACTATCCTGTCCCGGAACGGTGGCATGACGCGTATGCGAGAGGGGAAGTGGGGGTTGAGAATTATATGGATTTTACCTAA
- a CDS encoding methyltransferase domain-containing protein: MTEQKYVHGYGKEDSERLVKQSEALEGILHAEEDFPAGTQILEAGCGVGAQTVILAHRFPEAEILSVDISETYLAQAEERVRSFGYTNVTFRHADLASTDLPPESADHIFVCFVLEHIPEPEAALANLYRALRPGGSVTVIEGDHGSAIFHPESPAARHVVDCLIELQYRSGGDGNIGRRLYPLLTDVGFAEVIVTPAPVYVDASHPDLVEGFTEKIFIAMVEASREAAFRAGLSDPARWGEGIAALRRTMEPDGTLYYSFFKANAVK, translated from the coding sequence ATGACAGAACAGAAGTATGTTCATGGATACGGGAAAGAAGACTCGGAACGGCTCGTGAAACAATCGGAGGCTCTGGAAGGGATACTCCATGCAGAGGAGGATTTCCCAGCAGGTACACAGATCCTTGAGGCGGGATGCGGTGTCGGCGCCCAGACCGTGATCCTTGCCCACCGGTTTCCGGAGGCAGAGATTCTTTCGGTGGATATCTCAGAGACCTATCTCGCTCAGGCCGAAGAGCGGGTGCGGTCCTTTGGGTATACAAATGTCACCTTTCGTCATGCCGATCTCGCATCGACCGATCTCCCTCCCGAGAGTGCGGACCATATTTTCGTTTGTTTTGTCCTTGAGCATATACCGGAACCGGAGGCGGCGCTTGCGAATCTCTACCGGGCCCTCCGTCCGGGTGGATCGGTGACGGTCATCGAGGGAGATCACGGGTCTGCCATCTTCCACCCTGAGAGCCCGGCGGCCCGGCATGTGGTGGACTGTCTCATCGAACTCCAGTACCGGAGCGGTGGCGACGGGAATATCGGGAGAAGACTATATCCCCTGCTCACGGATGTGGGGTTTGCAGAGGTCATCGTAACACCTGCCCCTGTTTACGTGGATGCGAGCCACCCGGATCTGGTGGAAGGGTTTACCGAGAAGATCTTCATCGCGATGGTTGAGGCATCCCGTGAGGCGGCATTTCGTGCGGGTCTCTCCGACCCCGCCCGTTGGGGCGAGGGGATCGCCGCACTCCGCAGGACAATGGAGCCGGACGGAACGCTGTATTATTCGTTTTTTAAGGCAAATGCGGTTAAATGA
- a CDS encoding YIP1 family protein: protein MSTGFLDKVKGFLLDPTQTLVAHRDESFGDAMRYFILFLVIYGVLTGVVLGLLMGMLGGMAGAQAGMGALGAGGLAALGVLGMVIASIIFIIIFGVIALFIGGVLLHIFVYIAGGRKGLTTTVRAVIYSLTPNLIFGWIPLIGFVAGFWTLALEILAIKELHEISTTRAFIAVFLPAILLAVIAFFILAALVAVTPATTYY from the coding sequence ATGTCAACCGGATTTCTCGATAAAGTCAAAGGATTTCTTCTCGATCCTACACAGACACTTGTTGCACACAGAGACGAAAGCTTCGGGGACGCAATGCGGTATTTTATTCTCTTCCTCGTGATCTACGGGGTACTGACCGGTGTTGTGCTCGGACTGTTGATGGGTATGCTTGGAGGAATGGCCGGTGCTCAGGCCGGAATGGGGGCACTCGGTGCAGGCGGGCTGGCTGCGTTAGGAGTGTTAGGTATGGTCATTGCGTCTATCATATTCATCATCATCTTCGGTGTCATCGCCCTCTTCATTGGTGGCGTCCTTCTCCACATATTCGTCTATATCGCAGGGGGAAGGAAGGGTCTTACCACTACCGTACGGGCCGTCATCTACTCTCTCACGCCGAACCTTATATTCGGCTGGATTCCCCTCATCGGTTTCGTCGCAGGGTTCTGGACCCTTGCCCTGGAAATTCTTGCAATAAAAGAACTACACGAAATATCAACCACACGGGCTTTTATCGCCGTGTTTCTGCCGGCAATCCTCCTCGCAGTCATTGCCTTTTTTATCCTTGCAGCACTTGTGGCTGTAACCCCGGCCACCACATATTATTAG
- a CDS encoding YIP1 family protein, translating into MSTGFLDNVKGFLLDPTGTLTAHKDESLGDALPYYLILLAIYGLLNGIFIGLGYGIAGSFSGLSAALTAFGAIGTIIVAIVVMIIAGLIALFIGGCILHIFVYIAGGRKDISTTLRAVIYSATPNLLFGWIPFIGFLAGVWSLVLEVLAIRELHEISTARAVIAVILPFILMFVLIALALAFFLISAPTIT; encoded by the coding sequence ATGTCAACCGGATTTCTCGATAACGTAAAAGGATTCCTTCTTGATCCCACAGGGACGCTGACTGCACACAAAGACGAGAGCCTCGGGGACGCATTGCCATATTATCTGATACTTCTGGCGATTTATGGCCTACTAAACGGGATTTTTATCGGACTGGGCTATGGAATAGCAGGAAGCTTTTCAGGACTATCTGCGGCCCTGACAGCATTCGGGGCCATTGGAACGATCATTGTGGCAATTGTTGTGATGATCATCGCGGGTCTCATCGCACTTTTCATCGGAGGGTGCATACTCCACATATTTGTTTATATTGCGGGCGGAAGAAAGGACATCAGCACCACCCTGCGGGCCGTCATATACTCAGCTACACCAAACCTGCTTTTCGGATGGATACCCTTCATCGGTTTCCTCGCAGGGGTCTGGTCACTTGTCCTGGAGGTTCTGGCAATACGGGAGCTCCATGAGATATCAACCGCAAGAGCAGTCATCGCGGTCATTTTGCCGTTTATCCTCATGTTTGTTCTAATAGCACTTGCATTGGCATTCTTCCTGATCTCAGCCCCAACCATTACATAG
- the recQ gene encoding DNA helicase RecQ — protein MSLYDTLRDYWGYTSFLPQQTEAISSLHLNRDVLLLKATGGGKSLCYQILPVHTNTLGIVVSPLISLMKDQVDDLRQKGIRAATLNSEQGANENRATERALGEGKINLLYVSPERFVSSRFIRLLKGLPLSIVAVDEAHCISRWGHDFRPEYRKLRMVKETWPDVPVIAVTATATRAVKDDIVRQLNLKNPRVLVGSFNRENLYYEIRASANPKREILGYLDSHRDVSGIIYCFSRKNTEELSSYLQGQGYSSLPYHAGLKDNIRRKTQESFVRDEIRVICATVAFGMGIDKPDIRFVLHYDLPKDIESYYQETGRAGRDGMPGECILFYDRDDLAKHLWLINRSDMDRDYKEVQKKKLYALTRFCESPVCRRHTLLKYFGEKFPETNCGMCDNCQKETGRVDAGVYARKILLCVRELNGQIGRGKIAGILCGLESNEVKSLHSQKPKSFGSLVDIPETQVKEWVDDLIFQGYIMRSGRKYPVLSLTEEGWTYLKGHKNIPIFLSKPKMSGKSSPAMQKMDLSCVRYNPALFSLLRIQRDDVARRAGLPKYMIFTDPSLIGMAAYYPRTKADFLKIKGVGVAKWDAYGELFAAVIVHFCEENGISVADGER, from the coding sequence ATGTCATTGTATGATACCCTCAGGGATTACTGGGGATACACCTCGTTTCTTCCTCAGCAGACTGAGGCGATATCGTCTTTGCACCTCAACCGTGATGTACTCCTGCTCAAAGCGACCGGCGGGGGGAAGTCCCTGTGCTACCAGATTCTCCCGGTGCATACCAATACTCTGGGCATTGTTGTCTCTCCCTTAATCTCCCTGATGAAGGATCAGGTGGATGATCTCCGGCAGAAAGGTATCCGTGCGGCGACACTAAACAGTGAACAGGGAGCTAATGAGAACAGGGCAACCGAACGGGCTCTCGGGGAAGGCAAAATAAATCTTTTGTACGTCTCTCCGGAACGGTTTGTCAGTAGCCGTTTCATCCGCCTGCTCAAAGGTCTTCCCCTCTCCATCGTTGCGGTTGATGAGGCCCATTGCATCTCCCGGTGGGGCCATGACTTTCGTCCGGAATACCGGAAGCTCCGGATGGTAAAAGAGACCTGGCCGGATGTCCCGGTCATCGCGGTGACGGCGACTGCCACCCGTGCGGTGAAGGATGATATTGTCCGTCAGCTGAACCTGAAGAATCCCCGTGTACTCGTGGGTTCGTTCAACCGGGAAAACCTGTATTATGAGATTCGTGCATCGGCAAATCCGAAACGGGAGATCCTTGGGTATCTGGACTCCCATCGCGACGTATCAGGCATCATCTACTGTTTTTCCCGGAAGAATACCGAGGAGCTATCCTCGTATCTGCAGGGACAGGGATACTCTTCTCTCCCGTATCATGCGGGCCTCAAGGACAATATCCGCAGGAAGACGCAGGAATCATTTGTCCGGGATGAAATACGGGTGATCTGTGCGACCGTTGCCTTTGGAATGGGTATCGATAAACCGGATATCCGGTTTGTCCTGCACTATGACCTGCCCAAGGATATCGAATCATATTATCAGGAGACGGGGCGGGCGGGACGGGATGGCATGCCCGGCGAATGTATTCTGTTCTATGACAGGGATGATCTGGCAAAACACCTCTGGCTCATTAATCGTTCTGATATGGACCGGGATTACAAAGAGGTGCAGAAGAAGAAACTCTATGCCCTGACACGGTTTTGTGAATCCCCGGTATGCAGAAGGCATACGCTTCTGAAATATTTTGGTGAGAAATTCCCCGAAACAAACTGTGGAATGTGCGACAACTGTCAGAAAGAGACCGGGAGAGTTGATGCAGGAGTTTACGCACGAAAGATTCTTCTCTGCGTCAGGGAACTGAACGGCCAGATCGGACGGGGAAAAATTGCCGGAATTCTCTGTGGTTTGGAAAGTAATGAGGTTAAAAGCCTGCATTCGCAAAAGCCAAAATCATTTGGCTCCCTTGTGGATATTCCCGAAACACAGGTGAAAGAGTGGGTTGACGACCTGATCTTTCAGGGCTACATCATGCGGTCCGGCAGGAAGTATCCTGTTCTTTCCCTGACGGAAGAAGGGTGGACGTATCTCAAAGGTCACAAAAATATCCCGATATTCCTCAGTAAACCAAAGATGAGTGGAAAATCATCTCCTGCCATGCAGAAAATGGATCTATCCTGTGTCAGGTACAACCCCGCCCTCTTCTCTCTCCTTAGGATACAGAGGGATGACGTTGCAAGGCGTGCCGGGCTTCCGAAATATATGATCTTCACCGACCCGTCACTAATCGGGATGGCAGCATACTATCCGCGGACAAAGGCTGATTTCCTGAAGATAAAAGGAGTCGGAGTTGCCAAATGGGATGCATATGGCGAACTGTTTGCCGCCGTGATCGTACACTTTTGTGAGGAGAACGGCATTTCCGTGGCGGATGGTGAGCGGTA